One Microbacterium keratanolyticum DNA window includes the following coding sequences:
- the menD gene encoding 2-succinyl-5-enolpyruvyl-6-hydroxy-3-cyclohexene-1-carboxylic-acid synthase — MSAAVALFAELVAQGVEHVVLSPGSRSQALALTAVALEKQGRLRVHVRIDERVAGFTALGLARETGRPAVVICTSGTAAANLLPAAMEAFHAGVPLLLLTADRPPELRGIGANQATIQPGMFAAWVRYELDAPVLGEGGFEVFSRIAAHAVAASLGASGIEVDGLSGVAGPVHLNLPFREPLSGAVVTTSIPDAPPPAAVEPEAFLLTRGPRTVVIAGADAGPDAEEIAHQGGWPLIAEVVSGARFGRHLVHGYRALLREPVLGGRIERVVVLGHPTLSREVPALLRRTDVEVIAVRCGGEALDFNGATRAVDAVTVEAGASDREWLGEWMRASAASAVDLDAPARDVEGLSSFDRAERLSAVKAELQAVRRPLDRELLVDSLWRATWPHDRLVFGSSRLVRVADAVLGGKRVPVHANRGLAGIDGTVATATGIAIASQAAGGAGVTRVLLGDLAFLHDVGALLLPPDEAEPRLQVVVGNDGGGTIFDGLEVAATADRDDLDRAFYTPHTARLEHLALAYGWEYQRVTTRSALDQALTSPVGGRQLIEVPLAR, encoded by the coding sequence ATGTCCGCCGCAGTGGCGCTGTTCGCGGAACTCGTCGCGCAGGGCGTGGAGCACGTGGTGCTCTCACCGGGGTCGCGTTCGCAGGCGCTGGCGCTGACGGCGGTCGCGCTGGAGAAGCAGGGCCGCCTGCGGGTGCACGTGCGCATCGACGAGCGGGTGGCGGGATTCACCGCTCTCGGCCTTGCGCGCGAGACGGGAAGACCCGCGGTGGTCATCTGCACGTCGGGCACCGCGGCCGCGAACCTGCTGCCCGCCGCCATGGAGGCCTTCCACGCCGGGGTGCCGCTGCTTCTGCTCACGGCGGATCGCCCGCCCGAACTGCGGGGGATCGGTGCCAACCAGGCGACGATCCAGCCCGGCATGTTCGCCGCGTGGGTGCGGTACGAGCTCGATGCCCCTGTCCTCGGTGAGGGAGGCTTCGAGGTCTTCTCCCGCATCGCCGCACACGCCGTCGCGGCGTCGCTCGGCGCGTCGGGTATCGAGGTCGATGGGCTCTCCGGCGTCGCCGGCCCCGTGCACCTGAACCTTCCGTTCCGGGAGCCGCTGTCGGGAGCTGTCGTCACGACGTCCATCCCGGATGCCCCGCCCCCCGCGGCCGTCGAGCCCGAGGCGTTCCTCCTTACGCGCGGTCCGCGCACCGTCGTCATCGCGGGTGCAGACGCCGGCCCGGACGCGGAAGAGATCGCGCATCAGGGCGGTTGGCCGCTGATCGCCGAGGTCGTCAGCGGGGCGCGCTTCGGTCGCCACCTCGTGCACGGCTATCGTGCCCTGCTGCGAGAGCCTGTCCTGGGCGGACGCATCGAGCGGGTCGTCGTGCTGGGGCATCCCACGCTCAGCCGTGAGGTCCCCGCGCTCCTGCGCCGCACCGATGTCGAGGTCATCGCCGTCCGCTGCGGTGGTGAGGCGCTCGACTTCAACGGCGCCACGCGCGCTGTCGACGCCGTCACGGTTGAAGCCGGAGCATCCGATCGGGAATGGCTGGGGGAGTGGATGCGGGCATCCGCCGCGTCCGCCGTCGACCTGGACGCCCCGGCGCGCGACGTCGAGGGGCTGTCCTCGTTCGACCGCGCGGAACGGCTCAGCGCCGTGAAGGCAGAGCTCCAGGCCGTGCGGCGTCCCCTCGATCGTGAACTCCTCGTCGACTCGCTCTGGCGGGCCACGTGGCCGCACGACCGCCTGGTGTTCGGATCCTCGCGCCTCGTTCGTGTCGCCGATGCCGTGCTCGGCGGCAAGCGGGTGCCCGTGCACGCGAACAGGGGCCTGGCCGGGATCGACGGCACGGTCGCGACCGCGACCGGCATTGCGATCGCAAGCCAGGCCGCGGGTGGTGCGGGCGTCACGCGCGTGCTCCTCGGCGACCTCGCGTTCCTGCACGACGTGGGTGCGCTGCTGCTTCCGCCAGATGAGGCAGAACCCCGCCTGCAGGTCGTCGTCGGCAACGATGGTGGCGGAACGATCTTCGACGGACTCGAAGTCGCGGCGACCGCCGACCGCGACGACCTCGATCGTGCCTTCTACACGCCGCACACCGCCCGGCTCGAGCATCTCGCGCTGGCCTACGGGTGGGAGTATCAGCGCGTCACGACCCGATCGGCACTCGACCAGGCGCTCACCTCTCCGGTCGGAGGGCGCCAGCTGATCGAGGTCCCGCTCGCACGGTAG